A region of Natribaculum luteum DNA encodes the following proteins:
- a CDS encoding methionine adenosyltransferase, translating into MTERNIRVEPIDRRAVEDQGIEIVERKGIGHPDSICDGIAESVAGALAREYIDRVGTVLHFNTDETQLVAGEAAPAFGGGEVVDPIYVLIVGRATKRYEGTTIPTEKIALEAAREYLDEHIPKLEYGTDVVVDVRLGEGSGDLQEVFGEDGATVPMANDTSFGVGHAPLTETEQIVLNAERRLNGEYAADHPELGPDVKIMGKREGDQIDVTVAAAMVDEHVADMDEYVEAVESVREYVRDVAAEYTDREIDVHVNTADDYEEGSIYLTVTGTSAENGDDGSVGRGNRANGLITPNRSMSMEATSGKNPVNHIGKIYNLLSTEIAESVVDDVDGIRDMRVRLLSQIGRPIDQPHVADVHVVTEDGVSVADVEDEIEAIVDQQLADVTGITRRVVDGELTTF; encoded by the coding sequence ATGACCGAGCGGAACATCCGAGTCGAGCCGATCGACCGGCGAGCAGTAGAGGACCAGGGGATCGAGATCGTCGAACGAAAGGGAATCGGCCACCCCGACTCGATCTGTGACGGAATCGCAGAGAGCGTCGCGGGAGCGCTCGCACGCGAGTACATCGACCGCGTCGGTACGGTTTTGCACTTCAACACCGACGAGACGCAACTGGTCGCTGGCGAGGCCGCACCGGCGTTCGGCGGCGGCGAGGTCGTCGACCCCATCTACGTGCTGATCGTCGGTCGAGCCACGAAACGCTACGAGGGGACGACCATCCCGACCGAGAAGATCGCCCTCGAGGCGGCACGCGAGTATCTGGACGAGCACATCCCGAAACTCGAGTACGGCACCGACGTCGTCGTCGACGTCCGACTCGGCGAGGGAAGCGGCGACCTCCAGGAAGTCTTCGGGGAAGACGGCGCGACGGTGCCGATGGCCAACGACACGAGTTTCGGCGTCGGCCACGCGCCGCTGACCGAGACCGAGCAGATCGTCCTGAACGCCGAGCGGCGACTGAACGGCGAGTACGCGGCCGACCACCCCGAACTCGGCCCCGACGTGAAGATCATGGGCAAACGCGAGGGCGACCAGATCGACGTCACCGTCGCCGCCGCGATGGTCGACGAACACGTCGCGGACATGGACGAGTACGTCGAGGCCGTCGAGTCCGTCCGCGAGTACGTCCGCGACGTCGCCGCGGAGTACACCGACCGCGAGATCGACGTTCACGTCAACACGGCAGACGACTACGAGGAGGGCTCGATCTACCTCACCGTCACCGGTACCTCCGCGGAGAACGGAGACGACGGCTCCGTCGGCCGGGGCAACCGCGCGAACGGCCTCATCACGCCCAACCGCTCGATGTCGATGGAGGCGACCAGCGGCAAGAACCCGGTCAACCACATCGGGAAGATCTACAACCTGCTGTCGACGGAGATCGCCGAGAGCGTCGTCGACGACGTCGACGGCATCCGCGACATGCGGGTCCGCCTGCTCTCCCAGATCGGCCGCCCGATCGACCAGCCCCACGTCGCCGACGTCCACGTCGTCACCGAAGACGGCGTCTCGGTCGCCGACGTCGAAGACGAGATCGAGGCGATCGTCGACCAGCAACTCGCCGACGTGACCGGTATCACCCGCCGCGTCGTCGACGGCGAACTGACGACGTTCTGA
- the cyaB gene encoding class IV adenylate cyclase — MYEVEVKVPAELESVRDRLAELEADPLATVVQEDTYYDAPHRSFPDTDEALRIRRERRRDDSGDGIVRITYKGPLVDDDSKTREEVETGVDDAEEMAAILANLGFDPAATVQKTRERFALEGYTITLDVVDGVGEFVEVETETDEDEIDAARDGAFDVLERLGLDPDEQLRTSYLELALEG, encoded by the coding sequence ATGTACGAGGTCGAAGTGAAAGTCCCTGCAGAACTCGAGTCCGTTCGCGACCGACTGGCGGAACTCGAGGCCGACCCGCTCGCGACCGTCGTTCAGGAGGACACCTACTACGATGCGCCCCACCGCTCGTTTCCGGACACCGACGAGGCGTTACGGATTCGACGCGAACGAAGGCGAGACGACAGCGGCGACGGAATCGTACGAATCACCTACAAGGGACCGCTGGTCGACGACGACTCGAAGACCCGCGAGGAAGTCGAGACGGGGGTCGACGACGCCGAGGAGATGGCCGCGATCCTCGCGAACCTCGGGTTCGACCCCGCGGCGACGGTCCAGAAGACGCGAGAACGGTTCGCTCTCGAGGGATACACGATCACGCTCGACGTCGTCGACGGCGTCGGCGAGTTCGTCGAGGTCGAAACCGAAACCGACGAAGACGAGATCGACGCCGCTCGTGACGGCGCGTTCGACGTCCTCGAGCGGCTCGGACTGGACCCCGACGAACAGCTCCGGACGTCGTACCTCGAGCTCGCACTCGAGGGCTGA
- a CDS encoding PQQ-binding-like beta-propeller repeat protein — protein MRHRSSRRRFLAVTGAIALAGCTGVSDNDETVDLPDEKTTDLDPIGTEWPMKYGDAQRTGHVGVDSGSRPDELAWEWSGSSVMTRPVMADNRLFFSPRGFQGMALDAQTGEALWSKVDIAGLGAADSELVYGRKNGIVAYDAKTGEVEWKQDAEYSGTATLYDGSLYYGSKGFWKHSADDGELMWSVEESGTTDPIAVNDRGVFGIVFVDRIVHIDHEGEFVWEQSTDGRFGDYLTLVDDLVLVDMDAKRSGPTDTNLHAFDADSGERRWEYEIDDSYIITNPVINDDRIFVMDRDGVVHAITLEGDRLWTVDADPNSEGWYGSAIPYGITATDSWLYVMGFDDSVHVLDPDSDSGLTEAKWDYVPFFPPFVVDDVAFIVNGSDSASVTAVTLT, from the coding sequence ATGAGACACAGATCCTCCCGTCGGCGGTTCCTCGCTGTGACTGGTGCGATAGCCCTCGCGGGCTGTACTGGTGTTTCGGACAACGACGAGACAGTCGACCTGCCCGACGAGAAGACGACCGATCTCGATCCGATCGGTACCGAGTGGCCGATGAAGTATGGAGACGCGCAACGTACTGGACACGTGGGCGTCGACTCCGGATCGAGACCGGACGAGCTCGCGTGGGAGTGGAGTGGTTCCAGTGTCATGACCAGGCCAGTGATGGCTGACAACCGGCTCTTTTTCTCACCGAGAGGATTTCAGGGGATGGCTCTCGATGCACAGACGGGGGAGGCACTGTGGAGTAAGGTGGATATCGCTGGACTTGGCGCAGCAGATAGCGAACTCGTATATGGGCGAAAGAACGGTATCGTCGCATACGATGCGAAAACAGGCGAAGTAGAGTGGAAACAGGATGCAGAGTATAGCGGGACCGCAACACTATACGACGGGTCCCTCTACTATGGAAGCAAGGGGTTCTGGAAACACTCAGCTGACGATGGTGAGTTGATGTGGTCTGTCGAAGAAAGTGGTACCACCGATCCGATCGCAGTCAACGATCGCGGTGTTTTCGGGATCGTCTTCGTAGATCGGATCGTTCACATCGATCACGAGGGAGAGTTCGTGTGGGAACAATCGACCGATGGTCGATTCGGTGATTACCTCACACTGGTCGACGATCTCGTTCTCGTGGATATGGACGCCAAACGTTCTGGACCTACCGATACGAATCTTCACGCGTTCGATGCGGATTCCGGTGAACGGCGATGGGAATACGAGATCGACGACTCGTATATAATCACGAACCCGGTAATCAACGACGATCGCATATTTGTCATGGATCGTGACGGGGTCGTACACGCGATAACGCTCGAGGGCGACCGTCTCTGGACGGTCGACGCCGATCCGAATTCCGAGGGCTGGTACGGATCGGCGATCCCCTACGGAATCACGGCGACGGACTCCTGGCTGTACGTAATGGGATTCGACGACTCCGTCCACGTGTTGGACCCGGATTCCGACTCGGGACTGACTGAAGCGAAGTGGGACTACGTGCCGTTTTTCCCTCCGTTCGTCGTCGACGACGTTGCGTTCATCGTCAATGGAAGTGACAGTGCGTCTGTCACAGCGGTCACGCTGACGTAA
- a CDS encoding FKBP-type peptidyl-prolyl cis-trans isomerase — protein MTEEEEAEQKAQADDVDEEVEDVADETEGLQPGDFVEIDYTARTVEDGQLVDTTDPDVAEEEGVDDQGREFKPRTIVLGEGHIFQAVEDEVIGEEAGASGTVTVPAEEAFGEYDPDDVETISAEKIDEDDRYPGAHIDIDGRHGHISTIVGGRARVDFNHPLAGEDVEYDYEITDVVDDREQRAAGLFEMFLDVEPELWIETEEVEEEVPVEPDEDEEDAEPEFETETVEKETLYVESTPQLTMNQQWMFSKQQIAQDVIDKVGVDRVIVQEVIDGMGGMGMPGMMGGMGGGDIEDALEDADVDADEIVDELEGDLDEE, from the coding sequence ATGACCGAGGAAGAGGAGGCCGAGCAGAAAGCGCAGGCCGATGACGTCGACGAAGAAGTCGAAGACGTAGCCGACGAGACCGAAGGGCTCCAGCCCGGCGACTTCGTCGAGATCGATTACACCGCCCGCACCGTCGAAGACGGTCAGCTGGTGGACACGACCGACCCCGACGTCGCCGAAGAAGAAGGCGTCGACGACCAGGGTCGCGAATTCAAGCCACGAACCATCGTGCTCGGCGAGGGCCACATCTTCCAGGCCGTCGAGGACGAGGTCATCGGCGAGGAGGCCGGCGCCTCCGGCACCGTCACGGTGCCCGCCGAGGAGGCGTTCGGCGAGTACGACCCCGACGATGTCGAGACGATCAGCGCAGAGAAGATCGACGAAGACGACCGCTACCCCGGCGCACACATCGACATCGACGGCCGCCACGGCCACATCAGCACGATCGTCGGCGGTCGCGCCCGCGTCGACTTCAACCACCCCCTCGCCGGCGAGGACGTCGAGTACGACTACGAGATCACGGACGTCGTCGACGACCGCGAACAGCGCGCTGCAGGGCTGTTCGAGATGTTCCTCGACGTCGAACCCGAACTCTGGATCGAGACCGAGGAGGTCGAAGAGGAAGTCCCCGTCGAACCCGACGAAGATGAGGAGGACGCCGAACCCGAGTTCGAAACCGAGACCGTCGAGAAAGAGACGCTGTACGTCGAGTCCACGCCGCAGTTGACGATGAACCAGCAGTGGATGTTCTCGAAACAGCAGATCGCCCAGGACGTCATCGACAAGGTCGGCGTCGACCGCGTCATCGTCCAGGAGGTCATCGACGGCATGGGCGGCATGGGCATGCCCGGCATGATGGGCGGTATGGGCGGCGGCGACATCGAAGACGCACTCGAGGACGCCGACGTCGACGCCGACGAGATCGTCGACGAACTCGAGGGCGACCTCGACGAGGAGTAG